The DNA region CTACCTGCCGCACGTATGGCAAATGGTACTGTACGTCGATTCCTGCGACAGCCAACGCTGGGTAGTTTTCACTTCTAAACGCATTGAAGGTATGTGCATTATACTTAAAAGTACGATTACCTCTGTAAAGATGATTATTAAATAATACGCAAACTTCTGGAATTAGCGGTTTCCCTTCTTTATAGGCAGCAGCAACTTCAACCGCCGAAAGCAGGTTTTCCCTTCCATCGGTCCTTATCTCGCCAATAGGCAGCTGGCTTCCTGTAAGAATTATGGGCTTGGTAAGATTTTGAATCATGAAGCTAAGCGCCGAAGCCGTATACGACATGGTATCGGTTCCGTGCAAGATTACAAAACCATCGTACTTTTTGTAGTTTGCCTTAATAATCTCAGCAATACTTTTCCAAAACTCGGGCTGAATATTAGAAGAATCAACAGGAGGATCGTACGATATGGTATTAATCGCAAAATGGAACTTACTAAGTTCAGGAACTTCCTCCTGTATCTGCTTAAAGTTAAATGGAACCAGCGAACCGGTTTCAAGATCTCGCTTCATACCAATTGTTCCACCCGTATAAATTACGAGTATAGCAGTACCTCTCATAGCTTAAATTTTGAAGATGCTTTTAGCATTTGTAGTAGTTGCTCCCGCTACATCGCTAACCGTCACACTCTTAATTTGAGCCAACTTTGCTGCTATTAATGGGACGAACGATGGCACATTACGTTTCCCCCTATACGGAGTTGGCGCAAGATATGGAGAATCGGTTTCTAAAACAATACGTTCTAAAGGAATTTCTTTTACCACATTTGCCAAACCAGAATTCTTAAAGGTGACAATTCCCCCGATTCCAACATAAAACTCGCCTAACGTTTTAATCGTATTGTATGTATCGATATTGCCTGTAAATGCATGAAAAACTCCAAATATAGGTTGCCCTTTATAGCCCATCAAGACATCAAAAATTTCGGGGAAAGCTTCTCTTGAATGGATAACCAAAGGAAGATTATGCTTAAGTGCAAGTTGAATCTGGTAGTCAAAAGCTTCTAGCTGCTGGCGCTTATAATCAGTAGACCAATATAAGTCAATGCCCACCTCTCCTATTCCGTATACCTTTTTGCTTTTAAGATATTGCTCGACTATCGTCAGTTCTTCACGGTATGAATCATCTACCGATGTAGGATGAAGCCCTATGAGAGGATAGCAGCTTGATTCTTCGTCGGCTAACGCAAACAGTTTCCCATGACTTTGGCTATCAATTGCGGGCAAAATAATCGCATCTACGTTCTCTCGTTTTGCGGCTTTAAGTTCGGCCGAGTAGTCATCTTTAAACTCTTCAGCATATAAATGGCAATGCGTATCTATAAAATTCATTCTCACTATTTCTGATTGTACATTAGCCTAAAAACATTCGGGCAAATGTACGAAAAACCATTACTGAGGGAAATATGACTTAGATAATGCATACGCCTTCCCTGGTAAACTTTTTACAATACCATCAAACTCCATTGTAAGAAGAATTGCCGAAGTCGAAGGCATTGACAACCCGCTACTATATGCAATGGTGTCGATGCTTTCTTTTTCAACGTTTCTAAGAATATCTACAATTTTCTGTTCCTCCTTACTTAGATCTCTAAAAATGGTAAGCTGTTGCGAAGCATTTCCCTTTACAGAAACAGATTGCCAGTTTAGGGCATTCTCAATATCTTCTGCACTTTCTACAAGAGCTGCCTTGTTCATTTTAATTAGGGCATTACAGCCCTGCGAATATTTATCGCTTGTACGACCCGGACATGCAAGCACATCGCGATTATACGAGCAGGCTATATCGGCAGTAACCAATGCTCCCCCTTTTATGGCAGACTCAACCACAATTGTAGCATCGGCAAGCCCTGCAATTATTCTATTGCGTCTAAGAAAGTTATTACGTTCAGGCTGAGTTCCTGTAATAAAATCGGTAACAAGGGCTCCGTTACCTAGCATCTCTTTTGCCAGTTCTCGATTTGCAGACGGATAAATCATGTCTAAACCATGCGCTAGTACTCCTACGGTAGGGAAACCGCTCTTTATGGCATTCCGATGAGCAGCTGCATCTATTCCATGTGCTAATCCGCTTACAACAAGCACCGAATGACCTTTCTGAGCCAAGCCTCTAAGTAGTTCCTCGCAATGTCGCTTGCCATAGTCACTCGCGCTCCGAGTTCCTACCACTGCAAGCACTTTTTGGTGAGACAATGACGCGCTACCTTTATAGTACAAAAGAATTGGAGAATCTTCGCACTGTTTTAACCTTTCGGGATAATCAGGGTCAGTATAATAGAACGGTGTAATACCATACTTATTAAGAAACTCAATTTCCCTTTCTGCTCTATCTAGTACTCTTTGGTTGTACACCTCACGTGCAATTATCTCTCCCACACCTGGTATTTTCAGCAAAGCCTTCTTGGGCTGATTAAAAACCTCACCAATTCCTCCACAATAAGCAATTAGCTTTTTGGCCGTAATACTTCCAATATGAGGAATGATCTCGAGCGCTATCTTATATTTTAGTAAAGGATCAGATATGCACATAGAAAAAGGTAAACTAGGTTAACTCTATAGCATTCTTCTTCAACACTTCAACTACAAGCTCCTGCTTTTGCTTCAATAGGCTACCTATTGGAATTGGAGGGTACTGAAATATTTTTCCATCTTTTTCCTGATATAAAACCAGCGTTTTTTTCATATTAAAGAATCTCTTATGAATCTTAAATGCATATAAGCCCGCAACAGGTATTCTAACCATTCGCTTTGCCCCAAAAGGTGTTGTTAGCACATAATAGCGAAATTCATAGAATTCATCTCTAGATATGAATTCTAGAAACCACATTCCCCCTCGCATTGCTAAAATAAGCGCAACTAAAATATATATAACTGCATATGTGTGCCCAACCATCAGTACTACCCGATTCCCCGACCATGGAAAATACTCAGGGAAAGCCCATATCGAAGCAATATAAGCAACAAATATCACGGCTAAGAATACCCGCATTACATGGTAGGCTGCTACCTCATTCTCATTACTAACTTTTACCATTGCTTGCTATTTTTACGGCGACTAATTTCTTGTTTTACCAGGTTCAATTCACGAGATGTTTGCCCCGCAACGGAGGTATTCTCCCTTGCACGTCGAACAAGGTAGGGTAATACCTCTTTCACTGGTCCATAGGGAAGGTACTTTACTACATTAAAGCCTTCTGCAGCAAGATTAAACGACAGGTTATCGCTCATTCCATAAAGCTGAGAGAACCAAATTCGTTGATCGTTTGCCGATAAAGAATGCTTATACGTCAACTCGATAAGCAGCCTGATGCTATCTTCGTTATGAGTTCCTGCAAAAATGCTTATTTTACCAATATTATCAACGGCAAACATTAGGGCGGCATTATACATCTTATCAGTTATATCCTTTGAAGGATTTATTGGGGAAGGATAACCTAACAAGGCAGCACGTTCGCGCTCTTTTTCCATGTATGCTCCACGCACAAATTTTGCACCTATTACAAAGTCTTTTTCAAGAGCCCGCTTATGCAGTTCCTTCAGATAATCTAATCGATCGGTCCTATACATCTGAAAGGTATTGTAGACAGTAGCCTTTTCTCCATTATAACGTTCCATCATCCTCTCTACGACATCGTCTATTGCTTGTTGATAGCAAAAATCTTCAGCATCAACGAGAATCGAGACGCCTACTTCAGATGCTTTGTTGCACATTTCGTCTACTCTTTTAACGAATTGCTGAAATAGCTCATTTTCGTGTTGACTCAACGCTTGCCCACTAGATGCTTTTTCAAGAACGTCAGACCGAACAATTCCAGTAGGCTTAAAAACCGCAAAAGCAACGTACGGATGCTTTCCAGCAAATTCGATGCTTCTCATTATTTCCTTATAGCAGGATCTAATCGATACCTCATCGTTTTTCCCTTCTACCGAATAGTCGAGAATTGAGCTAACCTTGTGCTTCCAAAGCTTCTGGGCAGTACTAGCACAACCACTCAACGATTCTCCCCCAACAAATTGAGCATAAAGCGTCGGTTTTACCATCCATCCTATTGGAATAGAAAACTTAACGGCACAGGTTGCCATTTTGCCAAGCAGCCCAACCAACGTCGGATTGTTTACAAACCTAAAAAGCAACTCTGCCTTACGAAGCTCCGCATTCGATCGAATCTTAAAGGCTATTTCGGTATTAGTAAAGTCCAGCATTCTCATCAGGGTTTGTCAGTAAATTAACATACACAAGATAACAGCTATTTTCAATTCAAACAATCATTTCCACAAAACAATAAGGAGAGACCAATGGCCTCTCATTCCCGAATTATGCTGCATCTTTACAAACCAAACATAAGCCAAAATGCAATAAAGCCACTCAGATAACCAACTATTGCATAGAATGAAATATTCTTCAAATACCACATAAAGTCGATTTTCTCGATTCCCATTACAGCGACACCTGCTGCAGAACCTATAATCAGCATGCTCCCCCCTGTTCCGGCACAGTAAGCGAGCAACTCCCAAAACGTTCCATCTACAGTAAAAGCAGACATATAGGCAGGATCTGCAACCTGTTGAAGTGCTTCCGGCGTTACAATTTCATGCATACCAATTGCACCAGCAACTAAAGGTACGTTATCTACTATAGCGGAGAGCACACCTATTAGCAGGTTTATCACATAAATATTGTGTACTTTGCCATCGAGATACTGAGAAACAACCCCAAGCATTCCCGATGCTTGTAACGCACCAACGGCCAAAAGAATGCCAAGAAAAAACAGAATTGTAGACATATCTACATCCTTTACAATCTTGGTAACCCTCAGACGATACGACTCCTTTAGATTATACTTTCTGTAGAGCAATTCCGTTAACATCCAAACCATACCTAAGCCTAGTAGCATTCCTAAAAAGGGAGGAAGGTGAGTTACTGCCTTAAACACAGGAACCATTATCAAGGAAAAGAGGGCAAAGAAAAATAGAAACTGGCGCTCTGGTTCGCTAACGGCAGGCAATTCGCTACTTTCAGCTTTTGCTGAAGATGACGCTGGCGGGATCACATCGCCCTTCATC from Acetobacteroides hydrogenigenes includes:
- a CDS encoding asparaginase, which gives rise to MRGTAILVIYTGGTIGMKRDLETGSLVPFNFKQIQEEVPELSKFHFAINTISYDPPVDSSNIQPEFWKSIAEIIKANYKKYDGFVILHGTDTMSYTASALSFMIQNLTKPIILTGSQLPIGEIRTDGRENLLSAVEVAAAYKEGKPLIPEVCVLFNNHLYRGNRTFKYNAHTFNAFRSENYPALAVAGIDVQYHLPYVRQVDFSQNVVFNTKLDTNVASLTLFPGISQSVVNSVLNIKGIKGVVLETFGSGNAPTYPWFIDELDAAIKRGLVVVNVTQCRGGAVNMESYETGLLLKRMGVITGLDITFEAAIVKLMFLFGQNYTVNEVKTQFENSLAGEMGQN
- a CDS encoding TatD family hydrolase, which produces MNFIDTHCHLYAEEFKDDYSAELKAAKRENVDAIILPAIDSQSHGKLFALADEESSCYPLIGLHPTSVDDSYREELTIVEQYLKSKKVYGIGEVGIDLYWSTDYKRQQLEAFDYQIQLALKHNLPLVIHSREAFPEIFDVLMGYKGQPIFGVFHAFTGNIDTYNTIKTLGEFYVGIGGIVTFKNSGLANVVKEIPLERIVLETDSPYLAPTPYRGKRNVPSFVPLIAAKLAQIKSVTVSDVAGATTTNAKSIFKI
- the dprA gene encoding DNA-processing protein DprA codes for the protein MCISDPLLKYKIALEIIPHIGSITAKKLIAYCGGIGEVFNQPKKALLKIPGVGEIIAREVYNQRVLDRAEREIEFLNKYGITPFYYTDPDYPERLKQCEDSPILLYYKGSASLSHQKVLAVVGTRSASDYGKRHCEELLRGLAQKGHSVLVVSGLAHGIDAAAHRNAIKSGFPTVGVLAHGLDMIYPSANRELAKEMLGNGALVTDFITGTQPERNNFLRRNRIIAGLADATIVVESAIKGGALVTADIACSYNRDVLACPGRTSDKYSQGCNALIKMNKAALVESAEDIENALNWQSVSVKGNASQQLTIFRDLSKEEQKIVDILRNVEKESIDTIAYSSGLSMPSTSAILLTMEFDGIVKSLPGKAYALSKSYFPQ
- a CDS encoding proline dehydrogenase family protein codes for the protein MLDFTNTEIAFKIRSNAELRKAELLFRFVNNPTLVGLLGKMATCAVKFSIPIGWMVKPTLYAQFVGGESLSGCASTAQKLWKHKVSSILDYSVEGKNDEVSIRSCYKEIMRSIEFAGKHPYVAFAVFKPTGIVRSDVLEKASSGQALSQHENELFQQFVKRVDEMCNKASEVGVSILVDAEDFCYQQAIDDVVERMMERYNGEKATVYNTFQMYRTDRLDYLKELHKRALEKDFVIGAKFVRGAYMEKERERAALLGYPSPINPSKDITDKMYNAALMFAVDNIGKISIFAGTHNEDSIRLLIELTYKHSLSANDQRIWFSQLYGMSDNLSFNLAAEGFNVVKYLPYGPVKEVLPYLVRRARENTSVAGQTSRELNLVKQEISRRKNSKQW
- the nhaD gene encoding sodium:proton antiporter NhaD; the encoded protein is MFTLMFVVFVLGYIAIALEHPLKINKAATALILGALMWTLYMWGADSILAGPGADGFNDYQATHSNSKLENAPVTEKYISYISSFQLIEVLGELSSTIFFLLAAMTIVEIIDKYGGFRLITERIKTQKRVKLLWFLSLLTFVLSAVLDNLTTAIVMVALLRKLIGDKMDRWFFAGMVIIAANAGGAWSPIGDVTTIMLWVKGNITTMNVILKLFIPSLVSLLVPLAILSFRMKGDVIPPASSSAKAESSELPAVSEPERQFLFFFALFSLIMVPVFKAVTHLPPFLGMLLGLGMVWMLTELLYRKYNLKESYRLRVTKIVKDVDMSTILFFLGILLAVGALQASGMLGVVSQYLDGKVHNIYVINLLIGVLSAIVDNVPLVAGAIGMHEIVTPEALQQVADPAYMSAFTVDGTFWELLAYCAGTGGSMLIIGSAAGVAVMGIEKIDFMWYLKNISFYAIVGYLSGFIAFWLMFGL